A DNA window from Janibacter sp. A1S7 contains the following coding sequences:
- the greA gene encoding transcription elongation factor GreA: MTQTASNATYLTQEAYDRLQTELRELSGPGRVEIAKRIEAAREEGDLKENGGYHAAKEEQGKMEARIRQLTQILQNASVGEAPPDDGVVEPGMVVTVELFGDEETFLLGSREIADGDDALDVYSEQSPMGKAINGQKVGETHSYLAPTGKTIEVKILKAKPYSTS; encoded by the coding sequence GTGACCCAGACCGCGTCCAACGCGACCTACCTGACCCAGGAGGCCTACGACCGACTGCAGACGGAGCTGCGCGAGCTCTCCGGTCCCGGTCGTGTGGAGATCGCCAAGCGCATCGAGGCCGCCCGGGAAGAAGGCGACCTCAAGGAGAACGGCGGATACCACGCGGCCAAGGAGGAGCAGGGCAAGATGGAGGCCCGCATCCGCCAGCTGACCCAGATCCTGCAGAACGCCTCCGTGGGGGAGGCACCGCCGGACGACGGGGTCGTCGAGCCGGGCATGGTCGTGACCGTCGAGCTCTTCGGTGACGAGGAGACCTTCCTCCTCGGCTCCCGCGAGATCGCTGACGGCGACGACGCCCTCGACGTCTACTCGGAGCAGTCCCCGATGGGCAAGGCCATCAACGGCCAGAAGGTCGGCGAGACCCACTCCTACCTCGCACCCACGGGCAAGACGATCGAGGTCAAGATCCTCAAGGCGAAGCCCTACTCGACGTCCTGA
- a CDS encoding DUF4307 domain-containing protein → MSTDAQEPHHWDPEREEAAAEADPDRGSRRWWAIGTVLVAVAVALTVWFGVSSTQDAVTATDVGFEHTGEREITMIFDLTRKPGTTVSCTITAMDGDYGRVGTAQHEVPASRERTTRVRAAVRTTTPAVTATVQQCSAVD, encoded by the coding sequence ATGAGCACCGACGCGCAGGAACCCCACCACTGGGACCCCGAGCGCGAGGAGGCCGCAGCGGAGGCCGACCCCGATCGCGGCAGTCGACGGTGGTGGGCCATCGGCACGGTCCTGGTCGCCGTGGCCGTGGCGTTGACGGTGTGGTTCGGCGTCTCGAGCACGCAGGACGCGGTCACCGCGACCGATGTCGGCTTCGAGCACACCGGTGAGCGGGAGATCACGATGATCTTCGACCTGACCCGCAAGCCGGGTACGACGGTCTCCTGCACGATCACCGCCATGGACGGGGACTACGGACGGGTCGGTACGGCCCAGCACGAGGTCCCGGCGAGCCGGGAGCGCACGACCCGCGTCAGGGCCGCTGTGCGCACCACGACTCCGGCCGTCACCGCGACCGTCCAGCAGTGCTCGGCTGTGGATTGA